The Vigna unguiculata cultivar IT97K-499-35 chromosome 11, ASM411807v1, whole genome shotgun sequence genomic sequence gcGTGTACCAAACTGACATATCTAAaaaaagtgggtaccatccgactaattaaaccaaaataaaaaatgaaaccaTAATCGCAAACCTTgacattgttaaaatatttacaattttgaaaaaaccCTCTTATTTAACCTAATTCTTGTAAAAAGAGGTGTTGTTTGACATTACACAAGGGTTGGAAAGTCATGAGGGCCATGAACAAACGaaagagaagaaataaaactgAATATTATAATGTGAGTAAGTAAGAATTCAAGAGTTACAATAGAGGAAACAAAAAAGGAAATATATACTGGtatagaaaggaaaaaaaactattatgtAGTAATCATTTTTACTTGGTTTTGACCGTTGAGCGGTTATTACTATTATGTAGTAATCAATTAAATTGGATGGGCAATTTAATTGGTTACTTTGACAATTTAATTGATTACTTTGACAAACCCCCTCAAGTTGGGCATAAATGTTGAGGAGCCCAAGCTTGGTCATAAGGTTGTGAAAAACAGCAGGGGAGAGAGCTTTAGTCAGAATGTCTGCTTGTTGATGTTGAGTATTGATATGGAGGAGCTTGATGACCCCTTGCTTgatcttttctcttatcaaatGGCAATCTATCTCTATATGATTTGTCCTCTCATGGAAGACTTGATTGGAAGCAATTTGTATTGATGATAAATTGTCACAGTAAAGAATAAAGGGTCGTTGGTGATTAATCTTTAAGTCTTGCATAAGGTGATTGAGCCATTGAATCTCACATGTGGTTAAAGTGATGGCGCGGTACTCTGCCTCAGAAGAACTTCTAGATACAATTGGTTGCTTTTTGGATTTCCAGTAAATGGGAGAATTTGCAATGTATATTATGTAGCCAGTTACAGATCTCCTTGTTATAGGGCATCCAGCCCGATCAGAGTCGTAAAAGGCTTTCAATTGAAGACTACTAGTGGAATCAAAGAAGATACCTTGTCCTGGATGATGCCTTAAATAATGCAGAATCCTTATGGATGCTTGATGGTGTAAGGTGGTAGGGGTTGCAATGAATTGATTTAAGTGGTGAACAACAAACGTGATATCTAGTATAGTGTGTGTGAGGTATATGAGACGTCCTAGGAGCCTCCGAAAAGGAGTAGGATCAACGAGAGGTTCTCCTATGTTTGTACTCTTATGTTTGGAAAAATTCATAGGTGTTGGCATGGGAATAGATCCAAGCATTCCAGCCTCTTTTAGAATGTCTAGGGTATATTTCTGCTAACATAAATGAATGCCCTTGTTGTTCCTTGCAATCTCAAAGCCAAGAAAATATGTTAAGttccatatatttttaattttaaaagtgcAATTGAGCAAATCAGTAATGACATTTATCTCATCTATATCATCTCCTGCTAAGATAACATCATCAACGTAAATAAGCAAGGCAATGATGTGAGATTCATTAAATTTAAGGTATAAAGAATGATCAGCAAAGGATTGGTTATAACCATGAGAGCATGAAAACTCTGAAAGTTTAGAGTATCATTGTCTACAAGCCTACTTAAGGCTATATAAAGACTTATGAAGGTGACACACAAGGTTTTCATCATGTTTATTAAAACTTGGAGGCAAATGCATGTAAACTTCTTCATCTAAGTCACCATGTAAAAAAGCATTGTTAACatctaattattttaacctGATGGTTGTGATCTTGGCTACGGGTGAGAAGGTGTCTAAGTAATCTAGACCCTCTTTTGTGTGAATCCCTTTGCCACCAAGCGCTTTATAGCATTCTATGTTGTCATCTGCTTTGTATTTAACTTTGTATACCTATTAGCATCCAATAGCACGTTCCCCTTTGGGCAAAGAAGTCACTGTCCAAGTTTTGTTATGTTCAAGGGCTACCAATTCTTCACTCATGGCTTTCTGTCAGTGCATGTGTTGAGAAGCAGCTTCATAGGAATCAAGCTCCTCATGAGAATCAATGGAGCAGATAACCTAAAGGTAGGAGATAGCCTTGCTAGGGAAACATAAGCATCAATGGGATATCTAGAATTACTATCAGACTTAGTTATAAAagaagtttgaaaatcttttaaataGGCAGAAACAATTTTATGCCTATTTGATCTCCTTAGAAAATTTTCTTCAACACCAGAATCAATAGTTTATTCAAGACGAGTTACATCAGATTCAGTGGAAATAGTATGATCAATATCATTTTGATTGTGAACAACATCATTTTCAGTATCACAATCATTATTGGGTATACTGGCTTGAGGAAGATCTAAATCATAAGTTTTTATCTGTTCTGGAATAGAAACTGTAGTGTTATTTTCGGGAAGGTTTTCATGAATCTGAACTTTAAAAGGAAATTGGCTTTCCTAAAAAACTACATTTATGGAAACGTGAATGTTATGTGATTTTAAATCATACACAATATACCCTTTCACATTCTGTTTCAGTCCGAGAAACAAACTTGATCTTGCCCTGGGATCAAGCTTAGTCTGATTGGTAGATATAGTAGAAACATAACACAAACATCCAAAAACATGCCACTAACTCATATTGAAAGAATGATCATGTAAAATCTCAAAAGGACTAGAATTTTTAAGAAAAGGACTGGGCAAAAAGTTTATTAAAGTTACAGCATATTAGATAACATAATTCCAGAAATTTTGAGGCAAATTTGATTGAAATAATAAGGCACGAGTAACGTTTAAAATATGTTGGTGTTTTCTTTCAACTAACCTATTTTTCTCGGGAGTCTTAATGCAACTAGTTTGATGAATGATTCCCTCAATGTTAAAGAATTGCAACATGTTAAATTCCAAACCATTATCTATTCTAATAACTTTAACCTTTTTTTGAAATTGAGGCTTACAATAAGGTTATGACTTGTTATTGTTGCACAAAACGGGTGGCAAGTGTTTCAAATTGATGTCAAGTTAGCATTTCTCAATGGCTTGTTGTAGGAGGAAATTCACGTTGAGCAACCAGAAGGGTTTATCATCAAAGAACGGGAAGGTAAAGTATATTTGCTGAAAAAAGCTTCTGTGCGGCTTAAAGCAAGCCCTTGGAGTATGGTACATTAGAATCAATGATCATTTGTTAAGCTTGGGCTTtcgaaagaaaaaatttaaagctACACTGTGTCCAGCATGTTGATGCtgatattttaatcatttctttgtatGTCGATGATCTTTTGGTGACACTAAGCAATCTAGcactaattaataaattcaaGCAAGAAATGAAGGATGTCTTTGAGATGACTGGTCTTATGACCTATTTTCTGGGCAAGGAAATCATTCAATAGAAACTTTTGTGCTTTTATTTTGCTTCAAATCCAAATCTGTTTCACACAATACTGTTTCATGGaaagaacaaaaacattttaacgTGAAGTTGTTTCACTAAGAGAAGTTCAAGAAATGGCGATGCAAATCTGGTTTACTGTCACACAAAAGACCTTGCTACCGACATGTTCACGATTTGTTTCAGTTTTACATAAatcaagtttattttttttcagttttacaTAAATCAAGTTTATTTTGTTTCAGTTAGTTGTAGTGGATTaactatgttttattttttagctaAGCTATCAGTGgcttgaattataaaatttgatatcTTAGTTTGTTACTTTCTGaatgtatttatattaagttgcattaaaatattaaatgacaGTATTTTATTAGATTTGCATCCTCTTTGCTTTTAATCTCTGTTAACAACTGTCTTTGTTCCTAAAAAAATCTACAGAGAGTTCCCAAAAGGACAATCTCGTTAGAATTATTCGCCTTGTTGATTAGTTGGTGTTCATTTCCTTGACCAAAGTATGATGTATGTTCGATTTGAACATGAATTCGCAACTAAGTATCAATTTTCTTTTGCTGGTCTCTGGTATTCACTATGGTTTAATAGGTTTAATAGTGTATCAGTCAGAGGCCTCTCTATCGTTTATATATGACTAAATAATTCACGATGATACTGTACAGGAGCAAAGATTAAGTGATGCACCTCCAGTATCATGTGCAGGATTATAACAACAATCAATTTTCACCTGAGGGGAAATACAGTTAAGTTTATGGAGGCATTGCATTATACAACATGGGAAAAAAGTACAACAAAGACAAATTACGAAGATGTTGTTCAAATCAATGGCTCTATATAATGATGGTACACATGAAGTATGGAACTGTAAACCAATTTGAACAACACCAaggaaaactaaataaatacaatgtttGAACAGAGATGAAAAACTCTTCAGTGGCACCTCATTTTACTCTAAGTAAATTAGCAAGAGGATTGTTTCATGCAGTGGCTTCAGGAACTGGGGTATACCAGCCATGGTGGATCTCCACGGCCTTCTTTCTTCGGGCAAGCCGAGCCTTGCGATTTGCTCCGGTGTTCCTGTGCAGTGTTCCTGCTCTCACAGCTTTGTCAATTGTTGAGTATGCCTCTCCAATCAACTTCTCAATAGGGAGGATTTCTTCGGATGCTGCATCTTGTTTCTTCTTCAGAACTTCCAGAGCTTCCAAAACCTgatcaaatattatataaaagctcTAAGTTGAGATGGTAACAGAAGACAAGAGGTATTAACACCAGTTCTTCTCACAAGAATTATAAGTTGTTTTCTGagagtattttatattttgagcAAGATCAGAAGAGTTTGCTGCAGTTTAATGTACTCACAACTACGTGTCACAATGTTAAGTAAGACAAATATTTAGTGTTTGCAAGAGCTCAACACATAAGTACTGCAGTTATTACATCTGTTATGACGAAAAGATTCATAATTGGTTTTGGAGTCTAATATTAGGTTAGAGTGGACTGCGCTTGCACAAGTAATTGTACTAGAATACTCAATACTGTTATACTAACAGAAACTAGGAACATTAGAAAAGTGTTTTACATCATGCATGTCATACTAACACGAGTCCTATTTTTCTCACcactttttcatcttttcatgACAATTCCAACTTATTTAATCAGGATTTTCCTGAGAAACTAGAAGAATGCTGGAATCACCGATGGGTTGTAGGAAGAAATGCCATACTTGGTATAAACAAGTTGGTCTAAATAACAACAATCATGTCATACACTCTAGAGTGTGACGCCAACAGAAAACCAAAGTGTTTTTCTCAAGCATAGTTTGGTACAACTAAAAGTAGGGATGAAAGGATATTGAATGCTAACTTTTGCAATGACCTGTGAGGGtgtaaaaacttaattttagaCACTAGAAGTAAAGATTTATCACAATCTTTTCCCATGAAAGCAAAACATTAAATTAGTGTGAAGTGAAcatcaacaaaaattaatagaaaaaaaaaaaaaacgaatgaCATACTTATTCTTTTTCAGTCTATTCTAGCAACCTACCAAAACTTAGTTGAAAGGAAAATCAAAGGAAAATCCATGGctcttgacaaaaaaaaaaaaagaaagacacTATTTAAACCAACTCTTCACGCAGCATCCTGCAGTCAGTGTACGTCCAAAGTCCACCATATCATCTTCTCCCTCATTGCTCTCATACTCCATATCATTAAcatgtaatttttcttctttctcgaTCTCTCCTATTTCTAACATATTCTAAGCCCATATTTCCCAGTTTGAGTCAAGTGAATTTCACATTACAGACAACTGACATTACTCCATAGCAAAAAGACAAATACAATACAACTCAATGATCAAAGTAACAATTGAGTGAAACTTGATAAAATTAAGTAGAAAAGAGTGACTATAAAAACTACAGGGTTTGGGGcctaaaacattaattttttgaCTCACCTACTTCAGGTGAAACAAGGTATAGAATTGGTCATCCACAACacataataatgaaaaaaataggttCCATTCTATAAAGTCTTGGGGATAAACTATTCAACAAACGTCTATAGTATTGTTGACATAATTTATAGAAATAACTTATACATAggcaaatttataaaatttctctcattcaactttttcacaaaCCAATATTAACTTGTGCATCAGTCAATTTTAACTCATGAAAAAAACTTAATTCATTTTACCTTTACTATTAGTGAGAAATTTATCTAAACAAGACCTTAAACTGTCTTCTGAATGTCTGAGAATGAGTGTAATTGAATGAAGTGAAATGCAAAAGAGAAACAGCATAATATAATGCAGAAGGGAGCATAGTTGGAATTTAATTAGATGCACTGCCAGTGTAAAGATCTTTCATACAATCAtccattataattaattaaaaagacaTATACTGTTTCTAAAAAATTGACTGCACACACAATGcttgaaaattaaacacataaaattaaaatttaatagtttggacatttttaaacaaacaaacataaaCTAACTTCATCCTTAGATAAGGTCAATTCCAtgccaaacaaaaaaaaaatgcaagttCTCCAGTATAATCTAACAAATCCAAACCATTCAATTGAAACATTACCCAAACCAAAAACAACAACTTTAATATATCATAAAGCCTCCACCTTCTTGGTACGCGTTTTTATCTCAGATTTGCGAGATTTGTTGTAAATGCGGCGGTTCTCGGCTTGGCGAGCTCTCTTCACAGCGGAGTCCACCTTTTTCTTGGGGGCAGCCTCGCAAACCACAGACGCACGTCTTTGAACTGTGCTCAGCGGCAAGCAGTTACctgaaaccaaaccaaacccgACAAAGACCCACAATTAAAAACACCACCAAAACCGAATCTTTCGTGTGTTCTGATGAAAATAAGGGAAAAAAGAGAAGCCCCGTGAAATGGGGTGGTTGGTGAAAGGTACCTTGTGagaagagagggagagagaggctTCTGGAGAAACTGAGAGAAGTGGAATTGGAAATGGAATGGGAAGAGGAAGTGAGGGAAAGGTTCTTCATTTGGGAAGGAAGGGTAAGCCATGAGCACGAAACAGCGGTTGCCATATCTCTGTGTGAGTAAAGAGCCAATTCTCTCTCTTTATCCGTTGAGAAGAGATGACGATTATCGTTATTTGTTGAAGTTATTTGTTCAAGGTTTATGCGATATTTACATGACTACCCTTgctgttttctttattttcatatcccatccaataaataatatatatatatatatatatatatatatatataatctatctatctataacaataaagaagatttttctttttatgtccatattttataatatccgttttactcttaattattttaaaaattaattattttataaataatttatttttaatcatttttctacaaatctcttttgtttatcttattttttataattttatatttaataactattttaaaaattatatatttaataactattttataattttatgttcatatatatatatatatatatatatatatatatatatatatatatatatatatatatattaaaaaggtaacattttgtaattattattttttattacaaatttatattttatatataaaataatttttgtttaataaactAGTTTGAAAATTGTGCTTaggtgttttgttttttattactttttgtatttaGTATTGTTGTGAATTTAATACAGAAACTCATGTCGAAAATTTCTTATATGTTGATAATCATTGATcgaataaactttaaaatatcttatgtgtattattttgttaatattttagaattactattttcaaaatttgtctCTTAACTTTGTTTACtaaaatttcattctttttagttctagaaatattatattttttctttttttctgttgtacttttttctatcttttcctTTGCTTTCTAGAAATTGTCGTATTATTATGTTTGTGTTAATATTATTGTGTGTCAATGTTATCATCTTGTTGTGTATTCTCttcttattatattaatattaacaattttatttctatgtCAAACTATCTTTCTTTGTGTTTCTCAGTACGGGATTACATTTTGTGTTTGTTGTGGTTGTTAAAATTGAGTATTGTGGTTATGGTTGTTTGTTATCATTGAAATTGTGAAAACATTCATTATTTTACAATAACACCTGTTTATTTTCCTGCCTTATTTTAAAGGTTGATCCTAAGCAGATAGACCTAAGGGCTGacccatagggtgccaaggcccctaaagcagctAGGATTCATCATTCTGCACTCACTTGCAAACGTTCTCGTTTCTCAAACACCCTCTTCTCCTTGCAGAAGGTTCTGTTAGGGTTTAGTCAAGGTTTCGTCTGTGAGATCcaggaaattcataaaaattaataattaatagaatatAAGAGATGAGGGGTTGAGACTACCTTAGGagagttctttgataaatcctAGATAAGAAACAATGTGAACCTAAGTGGTTTAGAGCACTTAATTATGTTGaagggacttgggttcaagtcctaagcatgtcattagtagatttatttaattttgttttattttgcaattataTTGTGAATGTGAAAGCATGATTTAGGTTCATATGAATGGGTAAATTgacatgaataatgtgattGATTGGTTTGTTGGTTTGCATGTGGTTGAGGGGTTGGAAGCatgtgggttcgaaccttgggtTGAAGGAAATGGaccctttatatttttatgttttgctaagtgatgaaaatgatgaaaaaccTAGAAACTATAGAAATTTCCTCGGAAATCACAGAGGCATCAGTTAGGTGTAGTAACAAAGAGTAATGGacattaaacttaaaatataaattaatttcgttttatttttattttatttaatttgggcTGAATTGGTGGGAGAGAAGAGAGTGGAGATAACGTTGTCTAGAGGGAAAGAGTGAGGGTTGAAGGGAGTGGAAGAAGATACATTCAAAGGAGGTTTTGGACAACAAGCACTAATCATTTTAATTGCAATTGGAACAAGGAAatcaggtaaggggagctatctTATGTATACTTTTGTTTGTTATGCGATTAATGTCATGGATTTGAGATAAACGTGTGTATCTTTGTGGATGAAAGGAAATTTAATTCCTCTAGGTTCAGGAGTAAAATATTCTACTACTTTTCCATTTTGTGTTGTATAATGTGATCAGGTTGGTGACCTTGCGTTCACGAGTGCAGTGGTGATGTGATCATTGATGGagttgtttcttttattttaggtttttttatttatttaattatatataattgcaGGATACAGTAGGAGTGTTAGTATTTCAGTATTTGGGTTGTTCTTGAGTGTCTGCGACATTTTATAAAATGGCAGAAACTGGTTTTTCTAAAGTTGGTGTTTTAATTGAATATGTTTGGCAACAATGTATATTATTAACCAAAACTCAAGTGAGGACATGGGTTTAAATTTGTGAATGTATAAGTGTTTGTTTATGTTATGAATATGATCTGTGGGGTGTAATGGGAATTGAATGGAAGTGTTGGTACATTCCATGGGGTGTTTTAAGGTGTGCACATGATGATTGGGGTACGCCAAAATATGTTTAGGAATTGTACAACTAGTCAATTTACGCTACTAGAGTAGTGTTTGGTGGTGCGGGTTGGATCGCTAGGCGGTTTGTAGCCCAATTTTGCCTGGCGGCGCTTAGGCAGCGCCAGGCGACAGTGTATGGGTAGGGGTCTGTTGCAAATGGATTTGCATAGATGGGCTTAATggcttggtcagggatatgctggattagttacgagcggggaggttcgtaacggagttgtgagatgcgtgattgatgcgggcggggaggtacgtatctgttgtactcttgtgtggggatacgagcggggaggttcgtatgttccgtgctcacacttgaggctactatgagcagggaggttcatagtaggtgttcatgcatgttggactacgagggggcaggttcgtagagttggactacgggcgggaaggtccgtagagttggaccacgagcgggtaggttcgtgggagcatgataatccctaaggaccaaggttgtggATGGATCTTTCttatataggttatgagattggaaGTATATTGTGATAAGAAGATcactaaacaaaaaattaactatGTTAGATTAGGTGAGGGTAaattcttattatcttattgtttatattttttttttcagcttaccctttcttgttgtgtgtttgtgtttggcgatgatcacgtgacttgttacgtgggagcaTATGTGACTTCAGGTGAGAATGCTGAAGCATAAAGACAGAGCGGGGGCTTACGATGGGAGATTTTACCTATGCTTTCATTTCATGCATTTTGTAAAAGACCTTatgatgtttttctttattatgaacttgtaataaagGATGAAGTACTATGATTGGATTATCGCGATAgaagtttttaattttcccgcgcttgggaactttatataatgttggtttccaaaagaaaattcataatttatgctttatctagtaatatccatctggggTGTTACACCGTCAAGTTAACCAATCTCGTCCCTTTACTCCACGTAAGTTGTTGTCAACTTGTGCTCTTTCATTCAGTCTTCCCTTCACGTCTTTCAGCTAGGGTTTTGTTAGGGTGGGATCGTTTTAAAACTATGCTACTGTTTTCAGCTCTTGAATCTGCCCTAAAAGCTGTTGTGCTCAAATGTTGGCTGTCGGAGCCCTTCATACTCCAAACTCCATAGTCTCTGAATATTCATGTATGTGACGTTTTATTAAATTGAGGTTATCCAAtttttgggatgttacatttatggtattagAGCGGCCGTTTCTTAGGATCTATGGTCTAGTGTGCGTGCTTAGCTACCGTTGTGTCTTGTGTGTTCCTAGCTAAGTTCTCATCTAATCAAGTTTGACTCTTGTTTTTCCTGTGTGCCAGTGACATGGCACCCCCGCGTAGGAATTCTCAGTCTTCTCAAGGCGACGAACCAGATATCGCCAAGGCGATAGAAGCTATGTGGCCGCCTTAACTTAACAGAACACTAATATGATGCAACAACATGAAGCGTCGATGCAGCGCCAGGCAACATCTTTAGAGCAGCAACAGTTGGTGATGTAACAGATGGAGGCTGCAAGGTTGGCGGCTGAGGACGCCCACAAGCAgcacatggaggccctccgctAGTTGGAGGAGAACAAGGTCGCCGCCCCTGTCCACGGGCCTGAACCAAGACCTCTCCAACGGGAATGGAGTCTGGAAGACTTCCTGAAGCACCATCCAGTCAAGTTCAATGGAAAGACCAGTCCAGATGTCGCAGATCAGTGGCTGAAGGACATTGAGAGAATATTCGATGCTAAGATGTGCCCCGAGGAGAGTAGACTGGCCTTCGCAGTGTACATGCTCACGGGTGAGGTTGAGCACTAGTGGATCAGTATgaagtccatcatggaggagaggCAGGAACCGGTTACTTGGGATGTCTTCAGGAGAAAATTTCTTTTCGAGTACTTCTCCGACAGTGTCAAATATGCTAAAGAGG encodes the following:
- the LOC114168420 gene encoding 30S ribosomal protein S20, chloroplastic, with product MATAVSCSWLTLPSQMKNLSLTSSSHSISNSTSLSFSRSLSLPLFSQGNCLPLSTVQRRASVVCEAAPKKKVDSAVKRARQAENRRIYNKSRKSEIKTRTKKVLEALEVLKKKQDAASEEILPIEKLIGEAYSTIDKAVRAGTLHRNTGANRKARLARRKKAVEIHHGWYTPVPEATA